One Longimicrobium terrae DNA segment encodes these proteins:
- a CDS encoding ABC transporter ATP-binding protein, giving the protein MSHALLLDGVSKSYAGHAAVRQLSLAVPRGTIYGILGPNGAGKSTTLRMVMNIIMRDSGTVSLLGSDPERDNSVLQRVGYLPEERGLYKKMTVLDVITFFAGLKGVPTARAKSEGGRWLERMGLADWRNARVETLSKGMQQKVQFITTVVHAPDLLILDEPHSGLDPVNQEVLRDTILQARDEGRTVIFSTHSMESAEQMCEHVCIIAGGQKVLDGNLREVRRGHRGNRYAIAFDEPSDAADRFMATWPGFDGVQKTREGWSAELRPGADPRALLAAANGLDVALSHFEHIQPTLHEIFVEKVGDAARPRRREEATHA; this is encoded by the coding sequence ATGAGTCACGCACTCCTGCTGGACGGCGTCTCCAAGAGCTACGCCGGCCACGCCGCGGTCAGGCAGTTGAGCCTGGCGGTTCCGCGCGGCACCATCTACGGCATCCTGGGGCCCAACGGCGCCGGCAAGAGCACCACCCTGCGCATGGTGATGAACATCATCATGCGCGATTCGGGCACCGTTTCGCTGCTGGGCTCCGACCCCGAGCGCGACAACAGCGTCCTGCAGCGGGTGGGCTACCTGCCGGAAGAGCGCGGCCTGTACAAGAAGATGACGGTGCTGGACGTCATCACCTTCTTTGCGGGGCTCAAGGGCGTGCCCACCGCGCGCGCCAAGAGCGAGGGCGGGCGGTGGCTGGAACGGATGGGGCTGGCGGACTGGCGCAACGCCCGGGTGGAGACGCTGAGCAAGGGGATGCAGCAGAAGGTGCAGTTCATCACCACGGTGGTGCACGCGCCGGACCTGCTGATTCTGGACGAGCCGCACTCGGGGCTGGACCCGGTGAACCAGGAAGTGCTGCGCGACACGATCCTCCAGGCGCGCGACGAGGGCCGCACGGTCATCTTCAGCACGCACAGCATGGAAAGCGCCGAGCAGATGTGCGAGCACGTGTGCATCATCGCCGGCGGGCAGAAGGTGCTGGACGGCAACCTGCGCGAGGTGCGCCGCGGCCATCGCGGCAACCGGTACGCCATCGCCTTCGACGAGCCGAGCGACGCGGCGGACCGCTTCATGGCCACGTGGCCGGGGTTCGACGGGGTGCAGAAGACGCGCGAGGGGTGGAGCGCGGAGCTGCGGCCTGGCGCCGATCCGCGCGCGCTGCTGGCCGCGGCGAACGGACTGGACGTGGCGCTTTCGCACTTTGAGCACATCCAGCCCACGCTGCACGAGATCTTTGTGGAAAAAGTGGGCGACGCCGCCCGTCCCCGCCGCCGGGAGGAAGCGACCCATGCATAA
- a CDS encoding GatB/YqeY domain-containing protein has translation MSETTLKEQLRADLNQARRDRDKLRTTVLTGFLADVRNKEIELGREASDDDVTGLVTTAIKRRRDSADQFRAAGRTELSDKEEQEAAQLQGYLPPALGEAEVLAMIRAAIDGGAKDIGGVMKAVSPQVKGRFEGRELNRLAREALA, from the coding sequence ATGTCCGAAACCACGCTGAAGGAACAGCTCCGCGCCGACCTGAACCAGGCGCGCCGCGACCGCGACAAGCTGCGCACCACGGTGCTCACCGGCTTTCTGGCCGACGTGCGCAACAAGGAGATCGAACTGGGCCGCGAAGCCAGCGACGACGACGTGACCGGTCTGGTGACCACCGCCATCAAGCGCCGCCGCGACTCCGCCGATCAGTTCCGCGCGGCGGGTCGCACCGAGCTTTCCGACAAGGAAGAGCAGGAAGCCGCGCAGCTGCAGGGCTACCTGCCCCCCGCACTGGGCGAGGCCGAGGTGCTGGCCATGATCCGCGCCGCCATCGACGGCGGCGCCAAGGACATCGGCGGCGTGATGAAGGCCGTGAGCCCACAGGTGAAGGGGCGCTTTGAGGGCCGCGAACTCAACCGGCTGGCGCGCGAAGCCCTGGCCTGA
- a CDS encoding DUF5996 family protein encodes MTHTESAMTHAEPVEREAWPALPLDAWEDTRDTLHMWTQVVGKVRMALTPRVNHWWNTPLYVNPRGLTTGSIPYGTRTFQIDFDFVDHRLRILDSLGGARMLALRPMTVARFHEDVMDLLRSLGIHAPVWTMPVEVLNPIPFEKDTEHAAYDAEYAQRFWRALLQADRVLNAFRCGFVGKCSPVHFFWGSFDLAVTRFSGRAAPPHPGGVPNLADWVTREAYSHEVSSAGWWPGGGAVRDPAFYAYMYPEPQGYADVKVGPAAAYYDTGMREFILPYPAVRTAEDPDGAILEFLRTTYEGGASLARWDREALEAR; translated from the coding sequence ATGACGCACACCGAATCCGCCATGACGCACGCCGAGCCCGTGGAGCGCGAGGCCTGGCCCGCGTTGCCGCTGGACGCGTGGGAGGACACCCGCGACACGCTGCACATGTGGACGCAGGTGGTGGGAAAGGTGAGGATGGCGCTCACGCCGCGCGTGAACCACTGGTGGAACACGCCGCTGTACGTGAACCCGCGCGGGTTGACGACGGGCTCCATTCCGTACGGCACGCGCACCTTTCAGATCGACTTCGACTTCGTGGATCACCGGCTGCGCATTCTGGACAGTCTGGGCGGGGCGCGCATGCTGGCGCTGCGCCCCATGACGGTGGCGCGCTTCCATGAAGACGTGATGGACCTGCTGCGCTCGCTGGGCATCCACGCGCCGGTCTGGACGATGCCGGTGGAGGTGCTGAACCCCATTCCGTTCGAGAAGGATACGGAACACGCCGCGTACGACGCGGAATACGCACAGCGCTTCTGGCGGGCGCTGCTGCAGGCGGACCGCGTACTGAACGCCTTCCGGTGCGGGTTCGTCGGCAAGTGCAGCCCGGTGCACTTCTTCTGGGGCAGCTTTGACCTGGCGGTGACGCGCTTCAGCGGCCGCGCGGCGCCCCCGCACCCCGGCGGCGTGCCGAACCTGGCGGACTGGGTCACGCGCGAGGCGTACTCGCACGAGGTGAGCAGCGCGGGATGGTGGCCGGGCGGGGGCGCCGTGCGCGATCCCGCCTTCTACGCGTACATGTACCCGGAGCCGCAGGGATACGCGGACGTGAAGGTGGGGCCCGCGGCGGCGTACTACGACACGGGGATGCGCGAGTTCATCCTCCCCTACCCCGCCGTGCGCACGGCGGAGGACCCGGACGGCGCCATTCTGGAGTTTCTGCGGACCACGTACGAAGGAGGCGCGTCGCTGGCCCGGTGGGACCGCGAGGCGCTGGAAGCCCGCTGA
- a CDS encoding VWA domain-containing protein has translation MPRASLVQRAIAALRSVGRAPEPPSIHLDDVRRRLELLLAALYEREIPVATAKAEPGPGLLRRTILRAPAHLRTPRVASSTDGVRILLPATIATDGDAEATLRHYRVLAMEQAERLTRGTLAHLPAGATRLERDLYLLAESAAVDAEIVRRAPGLRGALVDARVSALAARPPVEGMTEAEREVESLLRAALATEPGAAGAELPDGADPAASLAWAREHAARLEARGRYRGVPDVEAWGTAPLTTGGGKSSARREQESQEPPPLAAHDAPNLGRKAPMMMMDADPAAATEERKGKPGPNAQKGPAPASPAQPAKPAGGGARDGAPRSSGDDEDFGKGLDAGAAAPATDAPEVEAAPAVAASGAAVADAGTRSARGIDYPEWDCELGMYTRPGATVRPHEAELGDAEWAERVLAWQAPVVRRLRVEFERLRARRIRLTAQKDGDELDLAACVRALVDRRTGHAPDDRMYMAVRPARRELSILLLVDVSGSTTERLGAHRIIDLEKLTILLASEAFDALGDRYAIQTFSSKTARNVRIRTLKDFGERNGETVRRRIAALEPEAFTRMGAAVRHASAQLARQGTSHQLLLIVSDGRPNDDDHYKDTFAVEDARQAIAEARQLGIVPFCLTIDRKGASYLPRIFGAAGHVILRQPDQMPLALTRVVRQLLRA, from the coding sequence GTGCCGCGCGCATCCCTCGTCCAACGCGCCATCGCGGCCCTCCGCAGCGTGGGGCGCGCGCCGGAGCCGCCGTCCATTCACCTGGATGACGTGCGGCGGCGGCTGGAGCTGCTGCTGGCCGCGCTGTACGAGCGGGAGATTCCCGTCGCCACGGCCAAGGCGGAGCCCGGCCCCGGACTGCTGCGCCGGACGATCCTGCGCGCCCCCGCGCACCTGCGCACGCCGCGCGTGGCGTCGTCCACGGACGGCGTGCGCATTCTGCTTCCCGCCACCATCGCGACGGACGGCGACGCCGAGGCGACGCTGCGGCACTACCGCGTGCTGGCGATGGAGCAGGCGGAGCGCCTTACCCGCGGCACGCTGGCGCACCTGCCCGCGGGCGCCACGCGGCTGGAGCGCGACCTGTACCTGCTGGCGGAAAGCGCGGCGGTGGACGCGGAGATCGTGCGGCGCGCGCCGGGGCTGCGCGGCGCGCTGGTGGATGCGCGGGTGTCCGCGCTGGCCGCCCGGCCGCCGGTGGAGGGGATGACGGAGGCGGAGCGCGAGGTGGAGTCGCTGCTGCGCGCCGCGCTCGCCACGGAGCCGGGGGCGGCCGGGGCGGAGCTTCCGGATGGCGCCGATCCCGCCGCGTCGCTGGCCTGGGCGCGGGAACACGCGGCCAGACTGGAGGCGCGGGGACGCTACCGGGGCGTTCCGGACGTGGAGGCCTGGGGGACCGCGCCTCTGACCACCGGTGGCGGCAAATCATCCGCCCGCCGCGAGCAGGAGTCGCAGGAGCCGCCGCCGCTTGCCGCGCACGATGCGCCCAATCTGGGCCGCAAGGCGCCGATGATGATGATGGACGCCGATCCGGCCGCCGCCACGGAAGAGCGCAAGGGAAAGCCCGGCCCCAACGCGCAGAAGGGCCCCGCACCGGCAAGTCCCGCGCAGCCCGCGAAACCGGCTGGCGGAGGCGCGCGCGACGGCGCCCCGCGATCCAGCGGCGACGACGAGGATTTCGGCAAGGGGCTGGACGCCGGGGCCGCCGCGCCCGCGACCGACGCGCCGGAGGTGGAAGCCGCTCCGGCGGTGGCGGCTTCCGGCGCGGCCGTGGCGGACGCCGGTACGCGCTCGGCGCGCGGGATCGACTATCCCGAGTGGGACTGCGAGCTGGGGATGTACACGCGCCCCGGCGCCACCGTCCGCCCGCACGAGGCGGAACTGGGCGACGCGGAGTGGGCGGAGCGCGTGCTGGCCTGGCAGGCGCCCGTGGTGCGCCGGCTGCGCGTGGAGTTCGAGCGGCTTCGCGCGCGCCGCATCCGGCTGACGGCGCAAAAGGATGGCGACGAGCTGGACCTGGCCGCCTGCGTGCGCGCCCTGGTGGACCGGCGCACGGGGCACGCGCCGGACGACAGGATGTACATGGCCGTGCGCCCCGCGCGGCGGGAACTGTCCATCCTGCTGCTGGTGGACGTGAGCGGCAGCACCACGGAGCGCCTGGGCGCGCACCGCATCATCGACCTGGAGAAGCTGACGATTCTGCTGGCCAGCGAGGCATTCGACGCGCTGGGCGACCGCTACGCCATCCAGACGTTCAGCAGCAAGACGGCCCGCAACGTCCGCATCCGCACGCTCAAGGACTTTGGCGAGCGCAACGGCGAAACGGTGCGGCGGCGGATCGCGGCGCTGGAGCCGGAGGCGTTCACGCGGATGGGCGCGGCCGTCCGCCACGCCAGCGCGCAGCTCGCCCGGCAGGGCACCAGCCACCAGCTGCTGCTCATCGTCTCCGACGGGCGGCCGAACGACGACGATCACTACAAGGACACCTTTGCCGTCGAAGACGCGCGTCAGGCCATCGCCGAGGCGAGGCAGCTGGGGATCGTGCCGTTCTGCCTCACCATCGACCGGAAAGGTGCGTCGTATCTGCCGCGCATCTTTGGCGCGGCGGGGCACGTGATCCTGCGCCAGCCGGACCAGATGCCGCTCGCCCTCACCCGCGTCGTCCGCCAGCTCCTGCGCGCGTAG
- a CDS encoding CbbQ/NirQ/NorQ/GpvN family protein — protein MTDLQSQPVSAARGAFDGVRHPGGAEPYYVASGNEVEVFGTAHAAGLPVMLKGPTGCGKTRFVEHMAWRLNRPLVTIACHDDLSASDLTGRYLIRGGETVWSDGPLTVAARMGAICYLDEVVEARQDTIVVLHPLTDDRRLLPIDKTGELVEAAPGFQLVISYNPGYQHALKDLKPSTRQRFVALEFDFPDAAREADIVMHEGGVDRAAATSLVRLSGRIRALRDQGLAEAPSTRLLVSTARLMARGIPAAQACRVALVNPLTDDPDLLAAISDLISATL, from the coding sequence ATGACCGATCTTCAATCCCAGCCGGTGTCCGCAGCCCGTGGCGCCTTTGACGGCGTGCGGCATCCCGGCGGCGCGGAGCCGTACTACGTGGCGTCCGGCAACGAGGTAGAGGTGTTCGGCACCGCGCACGCGGCGGGGCTGCCGGTGATGCTCAAGGGGCCCACGGGGTGCGGCAAGACGCGCTTCGTGGAGCACATGGCATGGCGGCTGAACCGGCCGCTCGTCACCATCGCCTGCCACGACGACCTTTCCGCCAGCGACCTCACCGGCCGCTACCTGATCCGCGGCGGCGAAACGGTGTGGAGCGACGGGCCGCTGACCGTGGCCGCGCGCATGGGCGCCATCTGCTACCTGGACGAGGTCGTGGAGGCGCGGCAGGACACCATCGTGGTGCTGCATCCGCTGACGGACGACCGGCGGCTGCTCCCCATCGACAAGACGGGAGAACTGGTGGAGGCCGCGCCGGGATTTCAGCTCGTCATCAGCTACAACCCCGGCTACCAGCACGCGCTCAAGGACCTCAAACCCAGCACGCGGCAGCGGTTCGTGGCCCTGGAGTTCGACTTTCCCGACGCGGCGCGCGAGGCGGACATCGTGATGCACGAGGGCGGCGTGGACCGCGCGGCGGCGACGTCGCTGGTTCGCCTTTCCGGCCGCATCCGCGCACTGCGCGACCAGGGTCTGGCGGAGGCGCCCAGCACGCGCCTCCTGGTCAGCACCGCGCGGCTGATGGCGCGGGGAATTCCGGCGGCGCAGGCGTGCCGGGTGGCGCTGGTCAATCCGCTGACGGACGATCCGGACCTGCTGGCCGCCATTTCGGACCTGATCAGCGCGACGCTGTAG
- the aac(3)-IV gene encoding AAC(3)-IV family aminoglycoside N-acetyltransferase — MTDEHHPRREWSREEVADQLRALGVKEGGVLLVHTAFRALRPIHGGPGGLIDALRMAIGPRGTLVMPSWTGSDEEPFDPAATPASDDLGVVAETFRQLPGIVRSDHPFAFAAIGPHARRVTDTPLPLPPHVPDSPVGRVHDLDGQVLLLGVNHDADTTLHLAELIADVPYRLPKHITVWRDGGPVQIPYGENDHCCQGFDLADGWLREAGMQTEGPVANGVGRLIRSRDIVRVATERLAGDPLVFLHAPDANCEECDEARASIRA, encoded by the coding sequence ATGACGGACGAGCATCATCCACGGCGGGAATGGAGTCGCGAGGAGGTCGCGGATCAGCTCCGCGCGCTCGGCGTGAAGGAAGGCGGCGTCCTCCTCGTCCACACGGCGTTCCGCGCGCTGCGGCCCATCCACGGCGGGCCGGGCGGGTTGATCGACGCATTGCGGATGGCGATCGGGCCGCGCGGAACGCTGGTGATGCCGTCGTGGACGGGGAGCGACGAGGAGCCGTTCGATCCCGCCGCGACGCCGGCATCCGACGACCTGGGCGTCGTCGCGGAGACGTTCCGCCAGCTGCCCGGCATCGTCCGCAGCGACCATCCGTTCGCCTTTGCCGCCATCGGCCCGCACGCGCGGCGGGTGACGGACACGCCCCTTCCGCTGCCGCCGCACGTCCCCGACAGTCCCGTGGGGCGCGTCCACGATCTGGACGGGCAGGTGCTGCTGCTGGGCGTGAACCACGACGCGGACACGACGCTGCACCTGGCGGAACTGATCGCGGACGTGCCGTATCGCCTTCCCAAGCACATCACCGTCTGGCGCGACGGAGGGCCGGTCCAGATCCCGTATGGCGAAAACGACCACTGCTGCCAAGGCTTCGACCTCGCGGACGGGTGGCTGCGCGAGGCCGGCATGCAGACCGAGGGGCCCGTGGCGAACGGCGTGGGCCGGCTCATCCGGTCGCGCGACATCGTCCGCGTGGCGACGGAACGGCTGGCCGGCGATCCGCTGGTCTTTCTGCACGCGCCTGACGCGAACTGCGAGGAGTGTGACGAGGCCCGCGCCAGCATCCGCGCGTGA
- a CDS encoding flavin reductase family protein: MIWETAALSPRERYQLLTSLVVPRPVAWISTRSQAGARNLAPFSYFGAVSATPFLVSVSIGSRGGVDKDTLRNIRETGVFCINVATEPQLAAMNESAGEWGPEVDEFDRAELESAEAQTISAPYVADCPAVLECRVSQIVELDGSPNTLVIGEVTCVRLADEVPLIPGTLFADTQALRPVARLWGDLYSLIGETPALARPAVDRPPRG, encoded by the coding sequence ATGATCTGGGAAACGGCCGCGCTTTCCCCGCGCGAACGGTACCAGCTTCTGACCTCGCTGGTGGTGCCCCGCCCCGTCGCGTGGATCTCGACACGGTCTCAGGCGGGAGCACGCAACCTGGCCCCGTTCAGCTACTTCGGCGCGGTCAGCGCGACTCCGTTTCTGGTCTCCGTTTCCATCGGCAGCCGCGGCGGGGTGGACAAGGACACGCTGCGCAACATCCGCGAAACGGGCGTGTTCTGCATCAACGTCGCGACGGAACCGCAGCTTGCGGCGATGAACGAGAGCGCGGGTGAGTGGGGTCCGGAGGTGGACGAGTTCGATCGCGCGGAGCTGGAATCGGCCGAGGCGCAGACCATCTCGGCGCCGTACGTGGCGGACTGCCCGGCGGTCCTCGAATGCCGCGTGTCGCAGATCGTGGAGCTGGACGGATCGCCCAACACGCTGGTGATCGGCGAAGTGACGTGCGTGCGGCTGGCGGATGAGGTGCCCCTCATCCCCGGCACTCTGTTCGCGGATACGCAGGCGCTGCGGCCCGTCGCGCGGCTGTGGGGCGATCTGTACTCGCTGATCGGCGAAACTCCCGCCCTCGCCCGCCCCGCCGTGGACCGCCCGCCCCGCGGCTGA
- a CDS encoding alpha/beta hydrolase-fold protein: MSVLRYEIAVPPGASDGAPLLVLLHGRGADRFDLLSLAPHLAPGSIVVTPEAPHAGSAWGYGPGWAWYRFMGGTRPDPDSFEASQQLLGEFLDGLKQTLPVIPGPLVLGGFSQGGTMSIAYALRNPGTVPLAVNLSGFLADHPTVAATAETVRGTRFFWGHGTMDDAIPFPMGQAGRAALRAAGADLTEHDYAMGHGISPDEARDLRAWIERSADAAE; this comes from the coding sequence GTGAGCGTTCTTCGCTACGAGATCGCCGTTCCGCCGGGCGCGAGCGACGGCGCGCCGCTCCTGGTTCTGCTGCACGGGCGCGGCGCGGACCGCTTCGACCTGCTTTCGCTGGCGCCGCACCTGGCGCCCGGCTCCATCGTCGTGACCCCCGAGGCGCCGCACGCGGGCTCGGCGTGGGGCTACGGGCCGGGGTGGGCGTGGTACCGCTTCATGGGCGGCACCCGTCCCGATCCCGACAGCTTCGAGGCGTCCCAGCAGCTTCTCGGCGAGTTTCTGGATGGACTGAAGCAGACGCTTCCCGTCATCCCCGGTCCGCTCGTGCTGGGCGGATTCAGCCAGGGCGGCACGATGTCCATCGCCTACGCACTGCGGAACCCGGGGACGGTGCCGCTCGCCGTAAACCTGAGCGGCTTTCTGGCCGATCATCCCACGGTCGCGGCGACGGCGGAAACCGTGCGGGGCACGCGCTTCTTCTGGGGGCACGGGACGATGGACGATGCCATCCCCTTCCCCATGGGGCAGGCCGGGCGCGCCGCGCTGCGGGCCGCCGGCGCGGACCTGACGGAGCACGACTACGCCATGGGCCACGGCATCAGCCCCGACGAGGCGCGCGACCTGCGCGCGTGGATCGAGCGCTCGGCGGACGCGGCGGAATGA
- a CDS encoding DUF4142 domain-containing protein, producing MHEGRDFLRAQVSNCVMQHRTLLESLEDHEKQAQDPEFRALCAKHLPAVRQHQTHIEEYRATLGEPSGEGFKGALGYVLGKAKDAADALRNDDFLRIVEDIVMLRQAQDTFATFAAAGTALGEPALSELGRTGEQAADALQREFNALVQKMFIRQAKTGS from the coding sequence ATGCACGAAGGACGCGACTTCCTGCGCGCGCAGGTCAGCAACTGTGTGATGCAGCACCGCACGCTGCTCGAGAGCCTTGAGGATCACGAGAAGCAGGCGCAGGATCCGGAGTTCCGCGCGCTGTGCGCCAAGCATCTGCCCGCCGTGCGCCAGCACCAGACGCACATCGAGGAGTACCGCGCCACGCTGGGCGAGCCGTCGGGCGAGGGCTTCAAGGGCGCGCTGGGCTACGTCTTGGGCAAGGCCAAGGACGCCGCCGACGCGCTGCGCAACGACGACTTCCTGCGCATCGTGGAAGACATCGTAATGCTGCGCCAGGCGCAGGACACGTTCGCCACCTTCGCCGCCGCGGGCACCGCGCTGGGCGAGCCGGCGCTGTCGGAGCTGGGACGCACCGGCGAGCAGGCCGCCGACGCGCTGCAGCGCGAGTTCAACGCGCTGGTGCAGAAGATGTTCATCCGCCAGGCCAAGACCGGCAGCTGA
- a CDS encoding App1 family protein produces the protein MADWKKSLAKFVHRVEQKVDDQRQRGDWVGDGAPRIEPYRGYGMADRAYLKGRVLRGAPAPASRQDQSALLNLAGMIQRFESDEVAGARVRVVHPGGEVTVATDEEGFFEAWIHPDPPFSTNALWHRVELHLEHPAPAAPYVAPADILIPPPTSAFGVISDIDDTVVKTDATSMLRMARNVFLSNAYGRIPFPGVAAFYRALQHGAGAAPFNPVFYVSSSPWNLHDVLTEFLTIQQIPIGPLLLRDWGLSAQEAMPTGHAGHKLAAIRRILDLFPGMPFLLIGDSGQEDPEIYHRVVHDYPDRIRAVYIRNVTPRPERAAAIKRLGDEVQRAGSTLILADDTLACARHAAEQGWIRPETLDEIAEVARDQKEASPAGTKAVNRELSTEG, from the coding sequence ATGGCGGATTGGAAGAAGAGTCTCGCGAAGTTCGTCCATCGCGTGGAGCAGAAGGTGGACGACCAGCGGCAGCGCGGCGACTGGGTGGGTGACGGCGCGCCCCGCATTGAGCCGTACCGCGGATACGGAATGGCGGACCGCGCCTACCTCAAGGGCCGCGTGCTGCGCGGCGCGCCCGCGCCCGCCTCGCGGCAGGACCAGAGCGCGCTGCTGAACCTGGCGGGGATGATCCAGCGCTTCGAGAGCGACGAGGTGGCCGGCGCCCGCGTCCGCGTGGTCCATCCCGGCGGCGAGGTGACGGTGGCGACGGACGAGGAGGGCTTCTTTGAAGCGTGGATCCATCCGGATCCGCCGTTCTCCACCAACGCGCTCTGGCACCGCGTGGAGCTTCACCTGGAGCACCCCGCGCCCGCCGCGCCGTACGTCGCCCCCGCGGACATCCTGATCCCGCCACCGACCAGCGCGTTCGGCGTCATCAGCGACATCGACGACACGGTGGTGAAGACGGATGCCACGTCCATGCTGCGGATGGCGCGAAACGTCTTTCTGTCGAACGCCTACGGGCGCATCCCCTTTCCCGGCGTGGCGGCTTTCTATCGTGCGCTGCAGCACGGCGCGGGGGCGGCGCCCTTCAATCCCGTGTTCTACGTCAGCAGCAGCCCGTGGAACCTGCACGACGTGCTCACGGAATTCCTCACCATCCAGCAGATCCCCATCGGGCCGCTGCTGCTGCGCGACTGGGGGCTGAGCGCGCAGGAAGCGATGCCGACGGGGCACGCGGGCCACAAGCTTGCCGCCATCCGCCGCATTCTGGACCTGTTTCCCGGAATGCCCTTTCTGCTCATCGGCGACAGCGGGCAGGAGGACCCGGAGATCTACCATCGCGTGGTGCACGATTACCCTGACCGCATCCGCGCCGTGTACATCCGCAACGTCACGCCGCGGCCGGAGCGCGCGGCGGCCATCAAGCGGCTGGGGGATGAGGTGCAGCGCGCGGGGAGCACGCTGATTCTGGCGGATGACACGCTGGCCTGCGCCAGGCACGCGGCCGAGCAGGGATGGATTCGTCCGGAAACGCTCGACGAGATCGCAGAGGTGGCGCGGGATCAGAAGGAGGCGTCGCCGGCGGGGACGAAGGCGGTGAACAGGGAACTGAGCACGGAGGGATAG
- a CDS encoding MFS transporter has translation MSSHPPAAASERRGMLNTLGLHRPELRAWAMYDWANSAFICTITNAVFPIYFVSVAAKGMSGPQATARYGWATTIGLAIVAVLAPILGTIADYAPVKKRLMGTFMGVGVAATALMYFIMQGDLLLASLLFILANIGANGSFVFYESLLPHIARRDEMDRVSTAAYAMGYIGGGLLLVVNLLWIQKPEWFGFPHGPGLTSAQATFPARLSFLSVAVWWLLFSIPVFRRVAEPPVTVSTEEEKATPALKLAFSRLGETFRALRGYKQAFLMLIAFLIYNDGIGTIVRMATVFGTELKIPTGTMILAIVIVQFVGVPCAFLFGALAGKIGAKRSVFLALGVYVGITILGYFMKSGRDFLILAALVGLVQGGAQALSRSLFASMIPRHRSGEFFGFFGVFEKFAGIFGPAIFSIVVATTGTSRNAILAIIVFFIVGGILLSMVDVEEGQRLARAEEDAVGAPVPV, from the coding sequence ATGTCATCGCACCCGCCCGCCGCGGCCTCCGAACGCCGCGGCATGCTGAACACGCTGGGCCTGCACCGTCCCGAACTGCGCGCGTGGGCCATGTACGACTGGGCCAACTCCGCGTTCATCTGCACCATCACCAACGCCGTATTCCCCATCTACTTCGTCAGCGTCGCCGCCAAGGGCATGTCCGGCCCGCAGGCCACCGCGCGCTACGGCTGGGCGACCACCATCGGCCTGGCGATCGTGGCCGTGCTGGCGCCCATCCTGGGCACCATCGCCGACTACGCGCCGGTCAAGAAGCGGCTGATGGGCACCTTCATGGGCGTGGGCGTGGCGGCCACGGCGCTGATGTACTTCATCATGCAGGGCGACCTGCTGCTGGCGTCCCTGCTGTTCATCCTGGCCAACATCGGCGCCAACGGCAGCTTCGTGTTCTACGAATCGCTGCTGCCGCACATCGCCCGGCGCGACGAGATGGACCGGGTGAGCACGGCCGCGTACGCCATGGGCTACATCGGCGGCGGGCTGCTGCTCGTCGTAAATCTGCTGTGGATTCAAAAGCCGGAATGGTTCGGATTTCCGCACGGCCCGGGGCTCACGAGCGCGCAGGCCACGTTTCCGGCGCGGCTCTCGTTTCTGTCCGTGGCGGTGTGGTGGCTGCTCTTTTCCATCCCCGTGTTCCGCCGCGTGGCCGAGCCGCCGGTGACGGTTTCTACGGAGGAGGAAAAGGCCACGCCCGCGCTCAAGCTGGCGTTTTCGCGGCTGGGGGAGACGTTCCGGGCGCTGCGCGGATACAAACAGGCGTTTCTGATGCTGATTGCGTTCCTGATCTACAATGACGGGATCGGGACGATCGTGCGCATGGCGACGGTGTTCGGCACGGAGCTCAAGATTCCCACCGGCACCATGATTCTGGCGATCGTGATCGTGCAGTTCGTGGGTGTGCCGTGCGCGTTTCTGTTCGGCGCGTTGGCGGGAAAGATCGGGGCCAAGCGCAGCGTGTTCCTGGCGCTGGGCGTGTACGTGGGGATCACCATCCTGGGCTACTTCATGAAGTCCGGGCGCGACTTCCTGATTCTGGCGGCGCTGGTGGGGCTGGTGCAGGGCGGGGCGCAGGCGCTGAGCCGGTCGCTGTTCGCCAGCATGATTCCGCGCCACCGGTCGGGCGAGTTCTTTGGATTCTTTGGCGTGTTCGAGAAGTTCGCGGGGATCTTCGGGCCGGCGATCTTTTCCATCGTGGTGGCCACGACGGGCACCAGCCGCAACGCGATCCTGGCGATCATCGTGTTCTTCATCGTCGGCGGGATTCTGCTGTCGATGGTGGATGTGGAGGAGGGACAGCGCCTCGCCCGCGCCGAGGAGGACGCGGTGGGGGCGCCGGTTCCGGTGTGA